In Gammaproteobacteria bacterium, a single window of DNA contains:
- the nrdR gene encoding transcriptional regulator NrdR, with the protein MRCPFCSYPDSRTADSRPDGEGRLRRRQCPRCRKRFKTSERVVREFPRIVKSDGRREPYDVGKLRHSVDIALSKRAVPTRSRERALADIEESLLRQASGGEFESRQLGSLVMRQLRRLDEVAYIRYASVYHAFGDMDAFLRQIDQLRNDLSSEIRRRQLPLLPGGGGGEDD; encoded by the coding sequence ATGCGCTGTCCGTTTTGCTCTTATCCGGATAGCCGTACAGCGGACAGCAGACCGGACGGGGAGGGCCGATTGCGCCGCCGCCAGTGTCCCCGTTGCCGCAAGCGCTTCAAGACCAGCGAGCGGGTGGTGCGGGAATTCCCGCGGATCGTCAAGTCCGACGGCCGGCGCGAGCCTTACGATGTCGGCAAATTGCGCCACAGCGTAGATATTGCCCTGAGCAAGCGGGCCGTGCCGACCCGTTCGCGGGAGCGGGCGCTTGCCGACATTGAGGAGTCTTTGCTGCGGCAGGCATCGGGCGGAGAATTCGAATCCCGGCAGCTCGGCAGCCTCGTCATGCGCCAACTGCGGCGCCTGGATGAGGTGGCTTACATCCGTTACGCCTCCGTGTATCACGCCTTTGGCGACATGGATGCCTTTCTCCGTCAGATCGATCAGTTAAGGAACGACCTAAGCTCGGAGATACGGCGACGGCAACTTCCCCTGTTGCCCGGAGGCGGCGGCGGGGAAGACGATTGA
- the ribD gene encoding bifunctional diaminohydroxyphosphoribosylaminopyrimidine deaminase/5-amino-6-(5-phosphoribosylamino)uracil reductase RibD, which translates to MSRALQLAWRGLYGAHPNPRVGCVLTQDEAVVGEGWHENAGGPHAEARALEQAGVRARGAACYVTLEPCAHQGRTPPCAQALIEAGVGRVVVAVRDPDPRVRGRGLAALREAGIVVAAGLLERQAERVNAGYLQRQRQRRPWVRCKLAASLDGRTAMADGESRWISSPQARADAQRLRARSSAILTGVGTVLADDPRLDVRDPELRRPGRQPLRVVMDRRLRMPADARMLSLEGRTLVLSRHPRPPEAALRPSSRLDIVSLEGEGDAFLAAALRHLAVREQVNELLVEAGGRLSGALLQAGLVDELLLYLAPRLLGHEAQPLFRLPGLARLEQAASVEITDLRRIGADLRVTARITGAPGSGARTGAS; encoded by the coding sequence ATGTCCCGTGCCCTGCAGTTGGCCTGGCGGGGACTGTACGGCGCGCACCCCAATCCGCGCGTCGGCTGCGTCCTGACGCAGGACGAGGCGGTGGTGGGAGAGGGTTGGCACGAGAACGCGGGCGGCCCCCACGCCGAGGCCCGCGCCCTGGAGCAGGCGGGGGTGCGGGCCCGCGGCGCCGCCTGCTATGTGACCCTGGAACCCTGTGCGCATCAGGGTCGCACGCCGCCCTGTGCCCAGGCCTTGATCGAGGCCGGCGTGGGGCGCGTGGTCGTCGCCGTGCGGGACCCCGACCCCCGCGTGCGCGGGCGCGGGCTGGCCGCCCTGCGCGAGGCGGGCATTGTCGTGGCGGCGGGCCTTCTGGAGCGGCAGGCGGAGCGCGTCAATGCCGGTTATCTGCAGCGCCAGCGGCAACGGCGGCCGTGGGTGCGCTGCAAGTTGGCAGCCAGTCTGGACGGACGCACGGCCATGGCCGACGGCGAGAGCCGCTGGATCAGCTCGCCGCAGGCGCGGGCGGACGCGCAGCGCCTGCGCGCCCGCAGTTCGGCAATCCTCACTGGTGTCGGCACGGTGCTGGCAGACGACCCCCGGCTCGATGTGCGCGACCCGGAGCTGCGGCGCCCTGGCCGCCAGCCCTTGCGCGTCGTGATGGACCGCCGGCTGCGAATGCCCGCGGATGCCCGGATGCTCTCCCTGGAGGGGCGCACCTTGGTCCTGAGCCGGCATCCGCGGCCGCCGGAGGCCGCTCTGCGCCCTTCTTCCCGGCTGGATATAGTCTCCCTGGAAGGGGAAGGGGATGCCTTCCTGGCCGCCGCCCTGCGCCACTTGGCCGTGCGCGAGCAGGTGAACGAATTGCTGGTGGAGGCGGGGGGCCGCTTAAGCGGCGCCCTGCTGCAGGCCGGGCTGGTGGACGAGCTCCTGCTGTACCTTGCGCCCCGCCTGCTTGGGCACGAGGCGCAGCCGCTGTTCCGACTGCCGGGTCTGGCGCGCCTGGAGCAGGCGGCGTCTGTGGAGATCACCGACCTGCGACGTATCGGCGCCGACCTGCGCGTCACGGCACGGATAACCGGGGCGCCCGGGTCCGGGGCGCGGACGGGCGCCTCGTGA
- the recC gene encoding exodeoxyribonuclease V subunit gamma: MLKVCHGNRLELLADRLAEAVSAPLPLPLQPEVVVVENPGMARWLSLRLAERLGVCANIEFFLPGRFIWEVFRGALPRLPESSPFRPEVLVWRIVDELGRLPKAPVVAPLHRYLETADEGGARYLLAQRIARCFDQYLLFRPDWLRRWEEGGETGAEERWQAWLWRRLAASGGDHWLQVRDRFRAALERGEIPPQRLPPRFSLFGIAALSPGYLDLVAALSRHLPVRLFLLNPCRQYWGDIESRKRGARQEAAGEALYLETGNSLLASLGRQGRDFLDLVWEQEMTDEACFEVPSGAGALPRLQRDLLDLRQGEGRREADDSVQIHACHSRMREMEVLYDRLLDLLERHPDLSPSDIAVMAPDIEVYAPYVEAVFGTAAERRLPYAIADRRLRAAGGEAAETFLLLLDLPEGRLAAEQVLGLLEAAAVRERFGIEAEDLPLLRGWLEEAGVRWGWDGDDRRRLELPPEEGNTWRVGLDRLLLGYAMEPDGIFSAGGGIVPLPGLEGGEAGSLGRLCTLVRRLVRWRQALVPSRSLAAWAESLTELLGDFFAEDGEERQELRLLRGFCGELRERGTQAGFAGKLSLAELRAFFRERLEREASAGRFLGGGITFCRMAPMRGIPFAVLCLVGMDFDSYPRRGRPPDFDLMRRRPRRGDRSPRGDDRYLFLEALLSCRRCLYLSYVGQDIRDNSALPPSILIGELLEYLGAGAAAGGRDAADRWTLRHPLQAFSGRYFASSPDAAASNDGGRRLFSYSREHCDTSRVLQGRAAAPCPLVFEVPEDDASGGGELEVEELRRFLRHPVRHLLRRLGIRPPRAVALLGESEPFALTKLERYRLREELFRLALAGKPLAAARAEVLATGRVPHGGVGECLLRQEEDALTLFRRAVTAAAGELLPPPAPGPLVLAPDGGVQPRGAPALAGADGLLFLAPRPPWQGEWPALWLRHLLRCRLEGADTVSRLFWWQEGRLRQCRLLGVADAARRLRELLQMYRLGRCRPLHLFPKSSRAFAEAERDGKDAWRQAGTAWQGSEHVPGEAEDFYCRVAFRDLPSPLDREFERLSRQLYAPLLEHCRED, encoded by the coding sequence GTGCTGAAGGTCTGTCACGGCAACCGGCTGGAGTTGCTGGCCGACCGGCTGGCGGAGGCGGTGTCGGCGCCGTTGCCCTTGCCTTTGCAGCCGGAGGTCGTGGTGGTGGAGAACCCGGGCATGGCGCGCTGGTTGTCCCTGCGCTTGGCCGAGCGCCTGGGGGTGTGCGCCAATATTGAGTTTTTCCTGCCGGGGCGCTTTATTTGGGAAGTCTTTCGCGGCGCTTTGCCGCGCCTGCCGGAGTCCTCTCCCTTCCGTCCCGAGGTCCTGGTATGGCGCATCGTGGACGAGTTGGGGCGCCTGCCCAAGGCCCCGGTCGTGGCGCCCTTGCATCGCTACCTGGAGACGGCGGACGAAGGCGGGGCCCGCTACCTGCTGGCGCAGCGTATCGCCCGCTGCTTCGACCAGTACCTGCTGTTCCGGCCGGACTGGCTCAGGCGCTGGGAGGAGGGCGGGGAGACAGGCGCGGAAGAGCGCTGGCAGGCATGGCTGTGGCGGCGCCTGGCGGCCAGCGGCGGCGACCACTGGCTGCAAGTGCGCGACCGCTTCCGCGCCGCCCTGGAGCGGGGAGAAATCCCGCCGCAACGGTTGCCGCCGCGCTTCAGCCTGTTCGGTATCGCCGCCCTGTCTCCCGGTTATCTGGATTTGGTTGCCGCTTTGTCCCGGCACCTGCCGGTGCGCCTGTTCCTGTTGAATCCCTGCCGCCAATACTGGGGAGACATCGAGTCGCGCAAGCGGGGCGCGCGCCAGGAGGCGGCGGGGGAGGCGCTGTACCTGGAGACGGGCAATTCCCTGCTGGCCTCCCTGGGGCGCCAGGGGCGAGATTTCCTGGACTTGGTGTGGGAGCAGGAGATGACGGACGAGGCGTGTTTCGAAGTGCCGTCCGGCGCCGGCGCCTTGCCCCGGTTGCAGCGCGACCTGCTGGATTTGCGCCAAGGGGAAGGGCGGCGGGAGGCCGACGATTCCGTGCAAATCCACGCCTGCCACAGCCGGATGCGCGAAATGGAGGTGCTTTACGACCGGTTGCTGGACCTGTTGGAGCGGCACCCCGATCTTTCTCCCTCGGACATTGCCGTGATGGCGCCGGACATTGAGGTTTACGCGCCCTACGTGGAGGCCGTGTTCGGCACGGCGGCCGAGCGGCGCTTGCCGTATGCCATTGCCGACCGCCGGTTGCGCGCCGCCGGCGGCGAAGCGGCGGAGACCTTTCTCCTGTTGCTGGATTTGCCCGAAGGCCGTTTGGCCGCCGAACAAGTGTTGGGTTTGTTGGAGGCGGCTGCCGTGCGGGAACGTTTCGGGATCGAGGCGGAAGACCTGCCCCTGTTGCGCGGCTGGCTGGAGGAGGCTGGCGTGCGCTGGGGGTGGGACGGGGACGACCGGCGCCGGCTGGAGCTGCCCCCCGAAGAGGGCAATACCTGGCGCGTCGGGTTGGACAGGCTGTTGTTGGGGTACGCGATGGAGCCGGACGGCATCTTTTCCGCCGGCGGCGGAATCGTGCCTCTGCCGGGGCTCGAAGGCGGCGAGGCGGGCAGCCTGGGGCGGCTCTGCACCCTGGTGCGCCGCCTGGTGCGGTGGCGTCAGGCGTTGGTCCCGTCCCGGTCGCTGGCCGCCTGGGCCGAGTCGCTGACCGAGCTGTTGGGCGATTTTTTCGCTGAAGATGGCGAGGAGCGCCAGGAACTGCGTCTGCTGCGCGGTTTCTGCGGGGAATTGCGGGAGCGCGGTACGCAGGCGGGCTTTGCCGGGAAACTGTCCCTGGCGGAATTGCGCGCCTTTTTCCGCGAACGCCTGGAGCGGGAGGCTTCGGCGGGCCGTTTCCTGGGTGGCGGCATTACCTTTTGTCGCATGGCGCCAATGCGCGGCATCCCCTTTGCCGTGCTCTGCCTTGTAGGCATGGATTTCGACAGTTACCCGCGTCGCGGCCGGCCGCCGGATTTCGATCTCATGCGCCGCCGGCCGCGCCGCGGCGACCGTTCCCCCCGCGGCGACGACCGCTATTTGTTCCTGGAGGCGCTGCTTTCCTGCCGCCGCTGCCTGTATCTCAGTTATGTGGGGCAGGATATTCGGGACAACTCCGCCTTGCCGCCCTCCATATTGATCGGCGAATTGCTGGAATATCTGGGAGCAGGCGCGGCTGCCGGGGGGCGGGACGCGGCGGATCGCTGGACGTTGCGGCACCCCCTGCAGGCGTTTAGCGGCCGTTACTTCGCCTCTTCCCCGGACGCCGCGGCCTCGAACGACGGCGGGCGCCGGCTGTTCAGTTATTCGCGGGAGCACTGCGATACGAGCCGCGTTCTACAGGGCCGCGCCGCCGCGCCGTGTCCCCTGGTCTTCGAGGTTCCCGAGGACGATGCGTCCGGCGGCGGGGAATTGGAGGTGGAGGAACTGCGGCGTTTCCTGCGCCACCCCGTGCGTCACCTGTTGCGCCGCCTGGGGATCCGTCCGCCCCGCGCCGTGGCGTTGTTGGGGGAGAGCGAGCCTTTCGCGCTGACGAAGCTGGAACGCTATCGCCTGCGCGAAGAGCTGTTCCGCCTGGCTCTTGCGGGCAAGCCGCTGGCGGCGGCGCGCGCCGAGGTCCTCGCCACCGGCCGGGTGCCCCATGGCGGTGTGGGCGAGTGCTTGTTGCGTCAGGAGGAAGATGCGCTGACGCTCTTTCGCCGCGCCGTTACGGCGGCGGCCGGGGAGTTGCTGCCGCCGCCTGCTCCCGGCCCCCTGGTTCTGGCGCCGGATGGCGGCGTGCAGCCGCGGGGCGCGCCGGCGCTGGCCGGCGCCGACGGCCTGCTGTTCCTGGCGCCGCGCCCCCCCTGGCAAGGCGAGTGGCCGGCGTTGTGGCTGCGGCACTTGTTGCGTTGCCGCCTGGAGGGGGCGGACACCGTCAGCCGCCTGTTCTGGTGGCAGGAAGGGAGGCTGCGGCAATGCCGCTTGCTGGGCGTTGCGGATGCGGCGCGACGGTTGCGGGAATTGCTGCAAATGTACCGGCTGGGGCGCTGCCGGCCGTTGCACTTGTTTCCGAAGAGTTCGCGCGCCTTTGCCGAGGCGGAGCGGGACGGCAAGGACGCATGGCGGCAGGCGGGCACGGCCTGGCAGGGCAGCGAGCATGTCCCGGGCGAGGCAGAGGATTTCTATTGCCGCGTGGCCTTCCGCGATCTGCCCAGCCCTCTGGACCGGGAATTCGAACGGCTGTCCCGGCAGTTGTACGCTCCCTTGTTGGAGCATTGCCGGGAGGATTGA
- the recB gene encoding exodeoxyribonuclease V subunit beta: protein MPDPLRWHEIPLQGLNLVEASAGTGKTHAIGRLYLRLVLERECAVEQLLVLTFTNAATAELRARIHALLTQAQAVFAGAEDGGPEREELADLALLRRRIADRARAARLLARAVYAFDEAAIFTIHGFCNRVLEEHAFACGEAFAVELQEPAPYLRELVEDFWRREVCPAHPWFAEYLLAQRYDFGPAGLQRWLAAVLARPRARLAGGEPAPEAPGRVGAAERRFTAAWRALRRELGGDGDRRRKRVLRLLDAEGVLNRKLYRAPGQWLEYLDRILDRQHPSPVALADFSRLFRLTPAGLAAGTRKGREPPRDGFFERCGELHAALGALQELYRQRLRRLRLRLAEEARADLGARMRRRGAMSYDDLLLRLWQALSGARGEGLARTLGERYTAALIDEFQDTDPLQYEILRRIYRGRKSHPVFLVGDPKQAIYGFRGADVFAYLRARQDADRGYTLEENRRSVPGLIRAVNALFSGCERPFVLEQIAFRELRPGAGGPGGELRLQGRSAAPCTLWWFAGGEDGRARNAAAAGELAARACAAEIARLLALGREGEALLEGRPLQGRDLAVLVRSHRQARLVQRALREQGVFSVLYSQESVLHTDTAEELQQVLEAVARPEREQRVRSALATRLLGGRAFPLESDAADERRGRFYHWHAQWRQRGFMPMFRQLLREAGVPRRLLQAEDGERRLTDLLHLAELLHAETARRRLPMSQAVQYLAARRERPSEDRRDEERLRLESDETLVRVATVHGSKGLEYPVVFCPFSWQSAPRPREGGAEPAYCHEGGPDYRGTLYLEPGDAPPGRLQEESLAEGLRLLYVALTRAQYCCYLVWGAARAAAAAPLTWLLWPPAPGTSAAAFQNGALQRLERMTPRDIEDGLRRLAGRAAGSLRVAPLPAAHAPRQAVPAAAGMPPLAAREFRGRIFPPREVTSFSALAWRGNAELPDYDAAFGQAADGAGPPSAEKAAPEDIHAFPRGARAGRCLHAVFERLDFDYRPAQVLADTVAAALAEYGYAARWAPVVGAAVKRVLATPLAPGLRLRGIPRQRRLDELEFYYPLPELAADGLRELLLAHGMGDAPAMREALGRLRFERVRGYMKGYIDLVFEADGRYYLADYKSNWLGPSPDAYAPERLAAVMARESYFLQYLVYTLALHRYLRLRLPGYDYERHMGGAFYLFLRGMAPERGASCGVFHTLPAPALIEALDRHLEPGRA, encoded by the coding sequence ATGCCCGACCCCCTGCGCTGGCACGAGATCCCGCTGCAAGGGCTCAACTTGGTAGAGGCCAGCGCCGGCACGGGCAAGACCCATGCGATCGGTCGCCTGTATCTGCGGCTGGTCCTGGAGCGGGAATGCGCGGTGGAGCAGCTGTTGGTGTTGACTTTCACCAACGCCGCCACGGCGGAGTTGCGCGCGCGGATTCACGCCCTGCTGACGCAGGCGCAGGCCGTCTTTGCCGGCGCGGAGGATGGCGGCCCGGAGCGGGAAGAACTGGCGGACCTGGCACTCCTGCGCCGGCGCATTGCCGACCGTGCGCGGGCCGCCCGCCTCCTGGCGCGGGCCGTTTATGCCTTCGACGAGGCGGCGATCTTCACCATCCACGGTTTTTGCAACCGGGTCCTGGAGGAACATGCTTTCGCCTGCGGGGAAGCTTTTGCGGTGGAGTTGCAAGAACCCGCCCCCTATTTGCGGGAACTCGTGGAGGACTTCTGGCGGCGGGAAGTCTGCCCGGCGCATCCCTGGTTTGCCGAGTATCTGCTGGCGCAACGCTACGATTTCGGGCCGGCAGGGTTGCAACGATGGCTGGCGGCGGTGCTTGCCAGGCCGCGGGCGCGGCTGGCCGGAGGAGAGCCCGCGCCGGAAGCGCCGGGGCGCGTCGGCGCGGCGGAGCGGCGCTTTACGGCCGCCTGGCGCGCCCTGCGCCGGGAGCTGGGAGGCGACGGGGACCGGCGCCGAAAGCGGGTGCTGCGTTTGCTGGATGCGGAGGGCGTCTTGAATCGCAAGCTTTACCGGGCGCCCGGGCAATGGCTGGAATACCTGGATCGGATCCTCGATCGGCAACACCCCTCGCCGGTGGCGCTGGCCGATTTCTCGCGGCTGTTCCGGTTGACCCCCGCCGGGCTGGCGGCCGGGACGCGGAAAGGGCGCGAGCCGCCCCGGGATGGCTTTTTCGAGCGTTGCGGCGAACTGCATGCGGCCCTGGGGGCGTTGCAGGAACTCTACCGGCAGCGCCTGCGGCGTCTGCGCCTGCGTCTGGCGGAGGAGGCGCGCGCCGATCTGGGCGCCCGGATGCGGCGGCGCGGGGCGATGTCCTACGACGACCTGTTGCTGCGGCTTTGGCAGGCATTGTCGGGCGCCCGGGGCGAGGGCCTGGCACGGACCCTGGGCGAACGCTACACGGCCGCCCTGATTGACGAATTCCAGGACACCGATCCTCTGCAATACGAGATCCTGCGGCGCATCTACCGGGGCCGGAAATCCCATCCGGTATTTCTGGTGGGCGACCCCAAGCAGGCGATCTACGGCTTTCGGGGCGCGGATGTTTTCGCCTATCTGCGCGCCCGCCAGGATGCGGACCGCGGCTACACCCTGGAGGAGAACCGGCGCTCCGTCCCCGGTTTGATCCGCGCCGTCAATGCCCTGTTTTCCGGCTGCGAGCGTCCTTTCGTCCTGGAACAGATCGCGTTTCGCGAGTTGCGTCCCGGCGCCGGAGGTCCGGGCGGGGAATTGCGCCTGCAGGGGCGGTCGGCCGCGCCCTGTACGCTGTGGTGGTTCGCCGGCGGGGAGGACGGCAGGGCGCGTAACGCGGCGGCGGCCGGAGAGTTGGCGGCACGGGCCTGCGCCGCCGAGATCGCGCGGCTGCTGGCTCTGGGCCGGGAGGGCGAGGCGCTGCTGGAAGGGCGCCCCTTGCAGGGACGGGACCTGGCCGTGCTGGTGCGCAGCCATCGGCAGGCGCGCCTGGTGCAGCGGGCGTTGCGCGAGCAGGGCGTGTTTAGCGTGCTCTACAGCCAGGAGAGCGTCTTGCATACCGATACGGCGGAAGAATTGCAGCAGGTCCTGGAGGCGGTGGCGCGGCCGGAACGGGAGCAGCGGGTCCGCTCCGCGCTGGCCACCCGCCTGCTGGGAGGCCGCGCATTTCCCCTGGAGTCGGACGCAGCCGACGAGCGGCGGGGACGCTTTTACCATTGGCATGCGCAGTGGCGGCAGCGGGGCTTCATGCCCATGTTCCGGCAGTTGCTGCGCGAGGCCGGCGTCCCGCGCCGCCTTTTGCAGGCGGAGGACGGCGAGCGGCGGCTCACCGATCTGCTGCACTTGGCCGAGTTGCTGCATGCGGAGACGGCGCGGCGGCGCCTGCCCATGTCGCAGGCGGTGCAATATCTGGCCGCGCGTCGGGAGAGGCCGTCCGAAGACCGGCGGGACGAAGAGCGGCTGCGTCTGGAGAGCGACGAAACCCTGGTGCGGGTCGCTACCGTGCACGGCAGCAAGGGCCTTGAGTACCCGGTCGTGTTTTGTCCCTTCTCCTGGCAGAGTGCGCCGCGTCCGCGCGAGGGCGGCGCGGAGCCGGCGTATTGCCATGAGGGCGGGCCGGACTACCGCGGCACGCTGTACCTGGAGCCCGGCGACGCGCCCCCGGGGCGGCTGCAAGAGGAGTCTCTTGCCGAGGGATTGCGGCTCCTGTACGTCGCCCTGACCCGGGCGCAGTACTGCTGCTACCTGGTCTGGGGCGCGGCGCGCGCCGCCGCCGCCGCGCCGCTGACCTGGTTGCTGTGGCCGCCGGCCCCCGGCACGAGCGCGGCCGCCTTCCAAAACGGAGCGCTACAGCGTCTTGAGCGAATGACGCCGCGCGACATTGAGGACGGTTTGCGGCGCCTGGCCGGGCGGGCGGCGGGCAGTCTGCGGGTGGCGCCACTGCCTGCCGCGCATGCTCCCCGGCAGGCCGTGCCGGCGGCGGCCGGAATGCCGCCCCTGGCCGCCAGGGAGTTCCGCGGCCGTATCTTCCCCCCCAGGGAGGTCACCAGTTTCTCCGCGCTGGCCTGGCGCGGCAACGCCGAGCTGCCAGATTACGACGCCGCCTTCGGCCAGGCGGCGGACGGCGCCGGGCCCCCGAGCGCGGAAAAAGCCGCGCCGGAGGACATCCATGCCTTCCCGCGCGGCGCCCGCGCCGGGCGCTGCCTGCATGCCGTGTTCGAGCGTCTGGACTTCGATTATCGGCCGGCGCAAGTTCTGGCGGACACCGTGGCCGCGGCGCTGGCAGAGTACGGCTACGCCGCCCGCTGGGCGCCCGTGGTCGGCGCCGCCGTGAAGCGGGTGTTGGCCACGCCCCTGGCGCCGGGGCTACGCCTGCGCGGCATCCCCCGGCAGCGGCGGCTCGATGAACTGGAGTTCTACTACCCCTTGCCGGAACTCGCCGCGGACGGGCTGCGGGAATTGTTGCTGGCGCACGGCATGGGCGATGCGCCAGCGATGCGCGAGGCGCTCGGCAGGCTGCGCTTCGAACGGGTGCGCGGCTACATGAAGGGGTATATCGATCTGGTTTTCGAGGCGGACGGGCGCTATTACCTGGCGGACTATAAATCCAACTGGCTGGGGCCGTCGCCGGACGCTTATGCGCCGGAACGGCTGGCGGCGGTCATGGCGCGGGAGTCTTATTTTCTGCAATATCTGGTCTATACCCTCGCCCTGCACCGATACCTGCGTCTGCGCCTGCCCGGCTACGACTACGAACGGCACATGGGCGGCGCCTTTTACCTGTTTCTGCGCGGCATGGCGCCCGAGCGGGGCGCGTCTTGCGGAGTCTTCCACACCCTTCCCGCACCGGCGCTGATCGAGGCCCTGGACCGCCACCTGGAGCCGGGTCGTGCTTGA
- a CDS encoding serine hydroxymethyltransferase: protein MFDTKMRIEGFDAELWEAMEGERRRQEEHIELIASENNASPRVLEAQGSVLTNKYAEGYPGKRYYGGCEYVDVVESLAIERAQELFGADYANVQPHSGSQANGAVYLALLQPGDTIMGMSLADGGHLTHGAKVNCSGKIYRSVLYGVNPESGEIDYDEVERLALEHRPKMLITGFSAYSRVLDWQRFRDIADKVGAFMLADIAHVAGLVAVGLYPSPVRIADVTTTTTHKTLRGPRSGLILARGAPEVEKKISSMVFPGYQGGPLMHVIAAKAVALREAMQPAFREYQQQVLDNARAMAAVFMERGIQVVSGGTDNHLFLVSLIDKGLTGKEVDAALGQAHITVNKNAVPRDPQSPFVTSGIRIGTPAITTRGFREQESQRVAGWICDIIENLGDDALIGRIRDDVRELCRRYPVYAA from the coding sequence GCCGCCGCCAGGAAGAGCATATCGAATTAATTGCCTCCGAGAATAACGCCAGCCCCCGGGTGCTGGAGGCGCAGGGCTCGGTGCTGACCAACAAGTACGCCGAGGGGTATCCGGGCAAACGCTACTACGGCGGTTGCGAGTATGTGGACGTGGTCGAGAGTCTGGCGATCGAGCGGGCCCAGGAGTTGTTCGGGGCTGACTACGCGAATGTGCAGCCGCATTCCGGTTCGCAGGCGAACGGGGCCGTCTATCTGGCGCTGTTGCAGCCAGGCGACACGATCATGGGCATGAGCCTGGCGGACGGCGGGCACCTGACGCATGGCGCCAAGGTGAATTGCTCCGGCAAGATCTATCGTTCCGTGCTCTACGGCGTGAACCCCGAGAGCGGCGAGATTGATTACGACGAGGTGGAGCGGTTGGCTCTGGAGCACCGCCCGAAGATGCTCATAACCGGTTTCTCTGCCTATTCGCGGGTGTTGGATTGGCAGCGTTTCCGCGACATCGCCGACAAGGTGGGCGCGTTCATGTTAGCCGATATCGCCCACGTCGCGGGGCTGGTGGCGGTGGGGCTGTATCCCAGCCCGGTGCGGATTGCCGATGTGACGACCACGACGACGCACAAGACCCTGCGCGGTCCGCGTTCCGGCCTGATCCTGGCCAGGGGCGCGCCGGAAGTAGAGAAGAAGATCTCCTCTATGGTCTTTCCGGGATACCAGGGCGGTCCGTTGATGCACGTGATCGCCGCCAAGGCAGTGGCCTTGCGGGAGGCGATGCAGCCGGCCTTCCGCGAATACCAGCAGCAAGTGCTGGACAATGCCCGCGCCATGGCCGCTGTCTTCATGGAGCGGGGGATTCAGGTCGTCTCTGGCGGCACGGACAACCATCTGTTCCTGGTTAGCCTGATTGACAAGGGCCTGACCGGCAAGGAGGTGGACGCCGCCCTGGGCCAGGCACATATCACCGTCAATAAAAACGCCGTGCCGCGCGACCCGCAATCGCCCTTCGTGACCAGCGGCATCCGCATCGGCACTCCCGCGATCACGACCCGCGGTTTTCGCGAACAGGAATCCCAGCGGGTTGCGGGCTGGATCTGCGACATCATAGAGAATCTGGGAGACGACGCCTTGATCGGGCGCATCCGCGACGATGTGCGGGAGCTCTGCCGCCGCTACCCGGTGTATGCCGCCTGA